The Arachis ipaensis cultivar K30076 chromosome B07, Araip1.1, whole genome shotgun sequence genome includes a window with the following:
- the LOC110264465 gene encoding phosphoinositide phospholipase C 6-like — MAQNIKTIKYFHRKFVQEEQTAPEDVKEAFATFAEGGDTMSAGQLREFVDKVQCQPQYTVEECERIMETFLRSRRDESDNDENNKKKKKGGDGDGNDNGGCCFTLEEFFQFLYFDEFNAPLSPEV, encoded by the coding sequence atggcgCAAAATATCAAAACGATCAAGTACTTCCACCGGAAGTTCGTCCAAGAAGAGCAGACGGCGCCGGAGGACGTTAAGGAAGCTTTCGCCACGTTCGCGGAGGGCGGCGACACCATGTCCGCCGGCCAGCTTCGCGAATTCGTGGACAAGGTTCAGTGCCAACCGCAATACACCGTCGAGGAGTGTGAGCGGATCATGGAGACCTTCTTGAGATCGCGAAGGGACGAAAGTGATAATgatgagaacaacaagaagaagaaaaagggcgGCGACGGCGACGGTAATGACAATGGTGGTTGTTGTTTCACCCTCGAAGAATTCTTCCAGTTCTTGTATTTTGATGAATTCAATGCTCCTCTCTCTCCTGAGGTATGA